A window of the Agromyces mariniharenae genome harbors these coding sequences:
- a CDS encoding RNA polymerase sigma factor, whose product MADGADATSDRADDLEWFTGVVREHSTALVRYFARRGPRQDAEDLAADVFATAWRRRDDVPREAVLPWLYRTAGFTLANHRRKIVDLPVDEVPESGSARVADDPELSMLFDAELRGALASVGERDRQILLLHAWEGLDGEELAAVLGISRSGADAALSRARKRLRDAWGERLSF is encoded by the coding sequence ATGGCCGACGGTGCCGATGCGACATCCGACCGCGCCGACGACCTCGAGTGGTTCACCGGCGTCGTGCGCGAGCACTCGACGGCCCTCGTGCGGTACTTCGCCCGTCGCGGACCGCGACAGGATGCCGAGGACCTCGCCGCCGACGTGTTCGCCACCGCATGGCGCCGACGAGACGACGTGCCCCGCGAGGCCGTGCTGCCGTGGCTGTATCGCACGGCGGGCTTCACGCTCGCCAACCATCGGCGCAAGATCGTCGACCTGCCCGTCGACGAGGTACCCGAAAGCGGGTCGGCACGCGTCGCCGACGATCCCGAGCTGAGCATGCTCTTCGACGCGGAGCTCCGCGGGGCGCTGGCCAGCGTCGGCGAGCGTGACCGGCAGATCCTCCTCCTGCATGCGTGGGAGGGCCTCGACGGTGAGGAGCTCGCCGCAGTGCTCGGCATCTCGCGATCGGGGGCGGACGCCGCGCTCTCGCGCGCTCGCAAGCGCCTCCGCGACGCCTGGGGCGAGCGCCTCTCGTTCTGA
- a CDS encoding nitroreductase family deazaflavin-dependent oxidoreductase, with the protein MVERRGITAWMVTTRWIVRAPIPLFRAGFGFVFGGRLMMLEHRGRVSGKRRYTVLEVAEHESPTSIVVPSGFGPHAQWLQNVQAEPRCGVSVGWRIRVSARATVLDAAESRVKLARYAAQHPMLWPRLERLMAEVTGEDPPVIPLVRLEFAEPVRVTRRAVSMISAPRASSA; encoded by the coding sequence ATGGTGGAGCGCCGGGGGATCACCGCGTGGATGGTCACGACGCGCTGGATCGTGCGCGCCCCCATCCCGCTGTTCCGGGCGGGGTTCGGCTTCGTGTTCGGCGGCCGCCTCATGATGCTCGAGCATCGTGGTCGTGTGTCGGGCAAGCGCCGATACACCGTGCTCGAGGTCGCCGAGCACGAGAGCCCGACGAGCATCGTCGTTCCATCGGGATTCGGGCCGCACGCGCAATGGCTGCAGAACGTCCAGGCCGAACCGCGCTGCGGCGTGAGCGTCGGTTGGCGTATCCGGGTGTCGGCCCGGGCGACCGTGCTCGACGCCGCCGAGAGCAGGGTGAAGCTCGCCCGCTATGCGGCGCAGCATCCGATGCTCTGGCCGCGGCTCGAGCGCCTGATGGCCGAGGTGACGGGTGAGGACCCGCCCGTGATTCCGCTCGTGCGGCTCGAGTTCGCCGAGCCGGTCCGTGTCACTCGGCGTGCCGTCTCGATGATCTCAGCCCCGCGGGCGTCGTCCGCCTGA
- a CDS encoding MBL fold metallo-hydrolase gives MMKQVADGVWVRQSEWVWSNSTVVRVDDGLILVDPGIDGADLNALADEIERLGLPVIAGFSTHLHWDHLLWHARFGDVPRYATAPSARAVDAVRDRAQAMAAESAEGVPLELIGLLAPLPADGGPVPGELIEHEAHAVGHAAILIADRGVLIAGDMLSDVLIPLLDFRRDGQVDAYADALDKLGAAAANVEVLIPGHGAVAEGPEVAARLAADRAYIDALRRGEEPVDARLEQEWLAGPHQSNVEQARRASE, from the coding sequence ATGATGAAGCAGGTGGCCGACGGCGTCTGGGTGCGCCAGAGCGAGTGGGTGTGGAGCAACTCCACGGTGGTCCGCGTCGACGACGGGTTGATCCTGGTCGATCCCGGCATCGACGGTGCCGACCTGAACGCACTGGCTGATGAGATCGAACGTCTCGGCCTCCCGGTGATCGCCGGATTCTCGACGCACCTGCACTGGGACCACCTGCTCTGGCACGCCCGCTTCGGCGACGTCCCGCGATATGCCACCGCCCCGTCCGCACGGGCGGTCGACGCTGTGCGGGACCGTGCGCAGGCGATGGCGGCCGAGAGCGCCGAGGGCGTCCCGCTCGAGCTGATCGGGCTCCTCGCGCCGCTACCCGCCGACGGTGGACCGGTGCCGGGCGAGCTCATCGAGCACGAGGCGCACGCCGTCGGCCACGCCGCGATCCTCATTGCGGACCGCGGCGTCCTGATCGCCGGCGACATGCTCTCCGACGTGCTCATCCCGCTCCTCGACTTCCGCCGCGACGGGCAGGTCGACGCCTACGCGGACGCCCTCGACAAGCTCGGGGCGGCCGCCGCGAACGTCGAGGTCCTGATCCCCGGGCACGGCGCCGTCGCGGAGGGCCCAGAGGTGGCGGCCCGCCTCGCCGCCGATCGCGCCTACATCGACGCGCTGCGACGCGGCGAGGAACCCGTCGACGCGCGCCTCGAGCAGGAGTGGCTCGCCGGTCCGCACCAGTCCAACGTCGAGCAGGCCCGACGCGCGTCGGAGTGA
- a CDS encoding dodecin, with translation MSNHVYRVTEIVGTSPEGIDTAIRNAISRATATLRHVDWFEVVSVRGEVEGNDVAHYQVTLKVGFRLED, from the coding sequence ATGAGCAATCACGTCTACCGCGTCACCGAGATCGTCGGGACCTCTCCCGAGGGCATCGACACCGCGATCCGCAATGCGATCTCGCGCGCGACCGCGACCCTGCGGCACGTCGACTGGTTCGAGGTCGTGTCGGTGCGCGGCGAGGTCGAGGGCAACGACGTCGCGCACTACCAGGTCACGTTGAAGGTGGGATTCCGGCTCGAGGACTGA
- a CDS encoding DNA-formamidopyrimidine glycosylase family protein gives MPESPEVQALADDLGRRLAGHEIRGVDVLEFRVTKTRARPLESLVGRRVAGVTRRGKLLDVTLDDDAHFVVSLGRHGWARYGGAEASVTEASVTEAPNAESEPPPPALVSIEFDDGTTLELTDAGDWISLGGWVVDDPFEVPAVAKLGPDPADPDFTRADFDAGVVGRRKQVKAVLQEQESLAGIGNAYSDEILHAAQLSPVAHAASLGGDELDRLFASTVGVISEAVAARSGVPIDQLKAAKVAAMQVHGRTGEPCPRCGDEIRDFSFASTTAQYSATCQTGGEVLPLRKS, from the coding sequence ATGCCCGAATCCCCTGAGGTGCAGGCACTCGCCGACGATCTCGGCCGGCGGCTCGCGGGTCACGAGATCCGCGGCGTCGACGTGCTCGAGTTCAGGGTGACGAAGACGCGAGCGCGTCCGCTGGAGTCGCTGGTCGGTCGCCGCGTGGCCGGCGTCACGCGGCGCGGCAAGCTGCTCGACGTCACCCTCGACGACGACGCGCACTTCGTCGTGTCGCTCGGGCGGCACGGCTGGGCGCGCTACGGCGGCGCCGAGGCATCCGTCACCGAGGCATCCGTCACCGAGGCGCCGAACGCCGAGTCCGAGCCGCCACCGCCCGCGCTCGTCTCGATCGAGTTCGACGACGGCACGACGCTCGAGCTGACGGATGCCGGTGACTGGATCTCGCTCGGCGGCTGGGTCGTCGACGACCCCTTCGAGGTGCCGGCCGTGGCCAAGCTCGGGCCCGACCCCGCCGACCCCGACTTCACGCGAGCGGACTTCGACGCGGGGGTCGTCGGCCGGCGCAAGCAGGTCAAGGCCGTGCTGCAGGAGCAGGAGTCGCTCGCCGGAATCGGCAACGCGTACTCCGACGAGATCCTGCATGCGGCGCAGCTCTCGCCCGTCGCCCACGCCGCGTCGCTGGGCGGCGACGAGCTCGACCGCCTGTTCGCGTCGACGGTCGGCGTGATCTCCGAGGCGGTCGCGGCGCGCAGCGGGGTGCCGATCGACCAGCTCAAGGCAGCCAAGGTCGCCGCCATGCAGGTGCACGGGCGAACGGGCGAGCCGTGCCCCCGGTGCGGCGACGAGATCCGCGACTTCTCGTTCGCGAGCACCACGGCGCAGTACTCGGCGACCTGCCAGACGGGCGGCGAGGTGCTGCCGCTGCGCAAGTCGTAG
- a CDS encoding DUF4190 domain-containing protein yields the protein MTLPPAAPATAYPAAPPAPAVSRTNVLSIVAIIAGFIAPIAGIITGHLALRQIARTGEEGRVLALTGLIAGYALTAFSVVFFIVWLTMLLSILSTGFVSAG from the coding sequence ATGACCCTGCCCCCCGCTGCCCCCGCGACGGCGTATCCCGCCGCGCCGCCGGCTCCCGCCGTCTCGCGAACGAACGTGCTCTCGATCGTGGCGATCATCGCCGGATTCATCGCCCCCATCGCCGGGATCATCACCGGGCATCTCGCCCTGCGCCAGATCGCTCGGACCGGCGAGGAGGGCCGCGTGCTCGCGCTCACCGGGCTCATCGCGGGCTACGCGCTCACGGCCTTCAGCGTGGTCTTCTTCATCGTGTGGCTCACGATGCTGCTGTCCATCCTGTCGACGGGGTTCGTCTCGGCCGGCTGA
- a CDS encoding histidine phosphatase family protein, which yields MDARILLVRHGETDWNTEGLVQGRTDLPLNARGREQADEVARALGGRGIRRVVSSPLHRATQTAEVIAEALGLDGFDVDAGLVEQAFGRAEGRRWADATAEFPDGVPGIEDRPSVVARARAALERWAVPGETIAVVTHRGVINALRLSVGEHPDTVTPAFGNASIHELVLAGGRLRAGGRLRAGDDHE from the coding sequence GTGGACGCCCGCATCCTGCTCGTGCGGCACGGCGAGACCGACTGGAACACCGAGGGGCTGGTGCAGGGCCGCACCGACCTGCCGCTCAACGCGCGCGGGCGCGAGCAGGCCGACGAGGTGGCGCGGGCGCTCGGGGGTCGCGGCATCCGTCGCGTCGTCAGCAGCCCGCTGCACCGCGCGACGCAGACGGCGGAGGTCATCGCGGAGGCGCTCGGCCTCGACGGCTTCGACGTCGACGCCGGCCTCGTCGAGCAGGCCTTCGGTCGCGCCGAGGGACGGCGCTGGGCGGACGCGACGGCGGAGTTCCCCGACGGCGTGCCCGGCATCGAGGACCGGCCGTCCGTCGTCGCCCGGGCGAGGGCCGCGCTCGAGCGCTGGGCCGTGCCGGGGGAGACGATCGCGGTGGTCACGCACCGGGGCGTCATCAACGCGCTCCGCCTCTCGGTGGGCGAGCACCCCGACACGGTCACGCCCGCGTTCGGGAACGCGTCGATCCACGAGCTCGTGCTCGCCGGCGGTCGGCTGCGCGCCGGCGGTCGGCTGCGCGCCGGCGACGACCACGAGTGA
- a CDS encoding DUF4180 domain-containing protein, with the protein MRIDEHHGVRVLLLEAEGEPISTPDDATDLVGSAWSHQAELIAVPVERLDPKFFRLKTGLAGEITQKLVNYRLRLAVVGDISAHVAKSDALRDYVRESNRADHVWFVESEADLERRLADRAGVRAGR; encoded by the coding sequence ATGCGCATCGACGAACACCACGGCGTCCGCGTGCTCCTCCTCGAGGCTGAGGGAGAGCCCATCTCGACGCCCGACGACGCCACCGACCTCGTGGGCTCGGCCTGGTCGCACCAGGCCGAGCTCATCGCCGTGCCCGTCGAGCGCCTCGACCCGAAGTTCTTCCGGCTGAAGACCGGCCTCGCAGGCGAGATCACGCAGAAGCTCGTGAACTACCGCCTGCGGCTCGCGGTCGTGGGCGACATCAGCGCCCACGTCGCGAAGAGCGACGCGCTGCGCGACTACGTGCGCGAGTCGAACCGCGCCGACCACGTGTGGTTCGTCGAGTCCGAGGCCGACCTCGAGCGCCGGCTCGCCGATCGGGCCGGGGTCCGCGCCGGCCGCTGA
- a CDS encoding Fpg/Nei family DNA glycosylase, which produces MPELPEVDALVGFLRERAVGHAVTGATVAAISALKTFDPPLQALTGRTIDGARRHGKFVDLELGDLHLVFHLARAGWLRWYEELPKTVIRPGKSPIALRVRLDDGSGFDLTEAGTKKSLAVYVAHDPADVPGIARLGPDPTAPDFTLDDFAAILKGRRTQVKGLLRDQSVFAGVGNAYSDEILHNARMSPYALAANLKPDDVERLYRALRDTLDEAVAGAAGRPPEELKDGKRSRMQVHGRTGQPCPVCGDTVREVIFADSTFQYCPTCQTGGKPLADRVLSRLLK; this is translated from the coding sequence GTGCCCGAGCTGCCCGAGGTCGATGCGCTCGTGGGGTTCCTCCGCGAGCGGGCGGTCGGCCATGCCGTCACCGGGGCGACGGTCGCCGCGATCTCGGCCCTGAAGACGTTCGATCCGCCGCTGCAGGCACTCACCGGTCGCACGATCGATGGCGCGCGGCGGCACGGCAAGTTCGTCGACCTCGAGCTCGGCGACCTGCACCTCGTGTTCCACCTCGCACGCGCCGGCTGGCTGCGCTGGTACGAGGAGCTGCCGAAGACCGTGATCCGCCCGGGCAAGTCGCCGATCGCCCTGCGCGTGCGGCTCGACGACGGCTCGGGGTTCGACCTCACCGAGGCGGGCACCAAGAAGTCGCTCGCGGTCTACGTCGCGCACGACCCCGCCGACGTGCCCGGCATCGCGCGGCTGGGTCCCGATCCCACGGCACCCGACTTCACGCTCGACGACTTCGCGGCGATCCTGAAGGGGCGACGCACGCAGGTCAAGGGACTGCTGCGCGACCAGTCGGTCTTCGCCGGGGTCGGCAACGCGTACTCCGACGAGATCCTGCACAACGCGCGCATGTCGCCCTATGCGCTCGCCGCGAACCTCAAGCCCGACGACGTCGAGCGCCTCTACCGGGCGCTGCGCGACACGCTCGACGAGGCGGTGGCCGGTGCCGCCGGCCGCCCGCCCGAAGAGCTGAAGGACGGCAAGCGCAGCCGCATGCAGGTGCACGGCCGCACCGGCCAGCCGTGCCCGGTCTGCGGCGACACCGTGCGCGAGGTCATCTTCGCCGACTCGACGTTCCAGTACTGCCCCACCTGCCAGACAGGCGGCAAGCCGCTCGCCGACCGGGTGCTGTCGCGCCTCCTGAAGTAG
- a CDS encoding GNAT family N-acetyltransferase, producing MTYLHTPRLMLTALTLDHLDDYHRVYGDPRTWEHLPSGRHVDRAQSARAIERSMASRREHGFGHLAVTLREPVGELPPGGFIGTAGAAMLPFGAWNLGYRFLPEAWGRGLAGEAAAASIEAARATAPDVPVTARVLANNPASIRVLERLDLELAWQGVSSTAPTGPDDTTHLERLVFADRPLDEAMLREVIALG from the coding sequence ATGACGTACCTGCACACCCCTCGCCTCATGCTCACGGCCCTCACGCTCGACCACCTCGACGACTACCACCGCGTCTACGGCGACCCGCGCACGTGGGAGCACCTCCCGAGCGGTCGCCACGTCGATCGTGCCCAGTCCGCCCGTGCCATCGAGCGCTCGATGGCGAGTCGCCGCGAGCACGGATTCGGTCACCTGGCGGTCACGCTGCGCGAACCCGTCGGCGAGCTTCCGCCCGGCGGGTTCATCGGCACCGCCGGCGCCGCGATGCTGCCGTTCGGCGCGTGGAACCTCGGCTACCGCTTCCTGCCAGAGGCGTGGGGCCGCGGGCTGGCGGGCGAGGCCGCCGCCGCGTCGATCGAGGCGGCCAGGGCCACCGCGCCCGACGTGCCGGTCACGGCGCGCGTGCTGGCGAACAACCCGGCGTCGATCCGCGTGCTCGAACGGCTCGACCTCGAGCTCGCATGGCAGGGCGTCTCGTCGACCGCGCCGACCGGGCCCGACGACACGACCCATCTCGAGCGGCTGGTGTTCGCCGACCGTCCGCTCGACGAGGCGATGCTCCGCGAGGTCATCGCTCTCGGCTGA
- a CDS encoding nucleoside deaminase, protein MAISETDLVHLRRAVALAEEAADAGDGPFGSVLVDRDGVERFADRNREQSTGDPTRHPEIEIARWAVTHLTPADRAAATVYTSGEHCPMCSAAHAWVGLGRIVFVASSAQISAWRATAGAGPSAVAALPIAVVAPGLVAEGPIDGLADEVRVLIEREAAPGA, encoded by the coding sequence ATGGCCATCTCCGAGACCGACCTCGTCCACCTCCGCCGCGCCGTCGCCCTCGCCGAAGAGGCCGCCGACGCGGGTGACGGCCCGTTCGGCTCCGTGCTCGTCGACCGCGACGGGGTCGAACGGTTCGCCGACCGCAACCGCGAACAGAGCACCGGCGATCCGACGCGGCATCCCGAGATCGAGATCGCGCGCTGGGCCGTGACGCACCTGACCCCCGCAGACCGCGCCGCCGCGACCGTGTACACCTCGGGGGAGCACTGCCCGATGTGCTCGGCGGCTCACGCGTGGGTGGGTCTCGGCCGCATCGTCTTCGTCGCGTCGTCGGCGCAGATCTCCGCGTGGCGCGCCACCGCAGGCGCGGGCCCATCGGCCGTGGCGGCGCTGCCCATCGCGGTCGTCGCGCCCGGGCTCGTGGCCGAGGGTCCGATCGACGGACTCGCCGACGAGGTCCGCGTGCTCATCGAGCGGGAGGCCGCGCCGGGAGCGTGA
- a CDS encoding anthranilate synthase family protein, translating into MTRLLPSLLAADAPPFAVIHREHEPVLDVLVGDVVDVDRLADIPLDGAEVLALVPFRQVRERGFAAHDDGAPIRCLVVRDRESLGVAEAIAQLPRHPVIVDDLDVDVSDADYAHVVRRVIDDEIGRGEGANFVIRREFTGSTDAAPAVAVLGWLRQLLEHETGAYWTFAFSTPELAAVGATPERHVSSIDGLISMNPISGTFRHGDAAHDDDALLAFLDDVKEREELVMVVDEELKMMSAVCPDGGRIRGPFLKRMSRLTHTEYLLEGRSSLDPREVLRRTMFAPTVTGSPMGNACAVIARHEPTPRGYYAGVLARFTPRRGGYDVDAPILIRAAYVDGVGRIRVPVGATLVRHSDPDGEVAETRAKAAGVLTALGALPRAASSDRRVDAARLETLLESRNDRLAPFWRTPQAARPPRAATALVIDAGDDFTTMLAHQLRHLGLEPRVVPWHDAAEAPSEDLVVFGPGPGDPRDLDDPRVGRLRELIAARLATGRPLLAVCLSHQVLAGLAGLELAPLPAPRQGVQLDVDVFGQRAAIGFYNTFSALAPAGSMSPRLGLEVAADATTDVVDALRGPAVASVQGHLESVTSPDGLAVLERLLDDLLVRRAEVQEPAGAGRARG; encoded by the coding sequence ATGACCCGCCTGCTCCCCTCGCTCCTCGCCGCCGACGCGCCCCCGTTCGCGGTGATCCATCGCGAGCACGAACCGGTGCTCGACGTGCTCGTCGGCGACGTCGTCGACGTCGACCGCCTCGCCGACATCCCGCTCGACGGTGCGGAGGTGCTCGCGCTCGTGCCGTTCCGCCAGGTGCGCGAGCGCGGCTTCGCGGCGCATGACGACGGCGCGCCGATCCGCTGCCTCGTCGTGCGCGACCGCGAGTCGCTCGGCGTCGCCGAGGCGATCGCGCAGCTGCCGCGGCATCCGGTGATCGTCGACGACCTCGACGTCGACGTGAGCGACGCCGACTACGCCCACGTCGTGCGCCGCGTCATCGACGACGAGATCGGGCGCGGCGAGGGCGCGAACTTCGTCATCCGCCGCGAGTTCACGGGGTCGACGGATGCCGCGCCCGCCGTCGCGGTGCTCGGCTGGCTCCGGCAACTGCTCGAGCACGAGACGGGCGCGTACTGGACGTTCGCGTTCAGTACCCCCGAGCTCGCCGCGGTGGGTGCGACGCCCGAACGGCACGTGTCGTCGATCGACGGGCTCATCTCGATGAACCCGATCAGCGGCACGTTCCGGCACGGCGACGCGGCGCACGACGACGACGCCCTGCTCGCCTTCCTCGACGACGTGAAGGAGCGCGAGGAGCTCGTCATGGTCGTCGACGAGGAGCTCAAGATGATGAGCGCGGTCTGCCCCGACGGCGGGCGCATCCGTGGTCCGTTCCTCAAGCGGATGTCGCGACTCACGCACACCGAGTACCTGCTCGAGGGACGCTCGTCGCTCGACCCGCGCGAGGTGCTGCGGCGCACGATGTTCGCGCCGACGGTCACGGGCTCGCCGATGGGGAACGCGTGCGCGGTGATCGCGCGGCACGAGCCGACGCCGCGCGGCTACTACGCCGGCGTGCTCGCCCGCTTCACGCCGCGCCGGGGCGGCTACGACGTCGACGCCCCGATCCTCATCCGCGCCGCCTACGTCGACGGCGTCGGCCGCATTCGCGTGCCCGTCGGCGCGACCCTCGTGCGTCACTCCGACCCCGACGGCGAGGTGGCGGAGACCCGGGCGAAGGCGGCCGGCGTGCTCACGGCCCTCGGCGCGCTCCCACGTGCGGCGTCCTCCGACCGGCGCGTCGACGCCGCCCGCCTCGAGACGCTCCTCGAGTCGCGCAACGACCGGCTCGCGCCGTTCTGGCGGACGCCGCAGGCGGCGAGACCCCCGCGGGCGGCGACCGCACTCGTCATCGACGCCGGCGACGACTTCACGACGATGCTCGCCCATCAGCTCCGCCACCTCGGGCTCGAGCCGCGGGTGGTGCCGTGGCACGACGCGGCCGAGGCGCCGTCGGAGGACCTGGTCGTCTTCGGGCCCGGTCCCGGCGACCCGCGCGACCTCGACGACCCTCGAGTCGGCCGCCTGCGCGAACTCATCGCTGCACGGCTCGCGACGGGTCGACCGCTCCTCGCGGTCTGCCTGAGCCACCAGGTGCTCGCCGGCCTCGCCGGGCTCGAGCTCGCGCCGCTGCCCGCGCCGCGCCAGGGCGTGCAGCTCGACGTCGACGTGTTCGGGCAGCGCGCGGCCATCGGCTTCTACAACACGTTCTCCGCCCTCGCACCGGCGGGTTCGATGAGCCCGCGGCTCGGGCTCGAGGTGGCCGCGGATGCCACGACCGACGTGGTCGACGCACTGCGGGGGCCCGCCGTGGCATCCGTGCAGGGGCACCTCGAGTCGGTCACCTCGCCCGACGGCCTCGCCGTGCTCGAGCGCCTGCTGGACGACCTCCTCGTCCGTCGGGCGGAGGTGCAGGAGCCCGCCGGCGCGGGCCGGGCGCGCGGATGA
- a CDS encoding putative protein N(5)-glutamine methyltransferase — translation MVHAGPRSENLPPASPASEPDPSLVARLRAAGCVFAEDEALLLAAAVEGRADAASELERLVTRRVAGGPLEQVLGWAEFAGLRIVVEPGVFVPRRRTELLAAEAGRLASAVAGRPAVVVDLCCGAGAIGAAVVAAVEGAGGRVVLVAADIDPNAVRAARRNLEPLGALVVEGDLFDPLPADVRGRVDVLAVNAPYVPTAEIAMMPPEARDHEAHVALDGGDDGLDVHRRVAASAAEWLAPGGHLLVETSRGQAARTTAAVEAGGLETRVLRDDELDATVVVGRC, via the coding sequence ATGGTGCACGCAGGCCCCCGTTCCGAGAACCTGCCGCCGGCATCGCCGGCGTCGGAGCCCGATCCCTCCCTCGTCGCGCGGCTGCGCGCCGCCGGCTGCGTCTTCGCCGAGGACGAGGCGCTGCTCCTCGCGGCGGCGGTCGAGGGCCGGGCGGATGCCGCGTCGGAGCTCGAGCGCCTCGTCACGCGCCGCGTTGCCGGGGGGCCCCTCGAGCAGGTGCTCGGCTGGGCGGAGTTCGCGGGCCTGCGGATCGTGGTGGAGCCCGGCGTGTTCGTGCCGCGGCGGCGCACCGAGCTCCTCGCCGCTGAGGCCGGTCGGCTCGCGTCCGCCGTCGCCGGGCGGCCCGCGGTCGTGGTGGACCTCTGCTGCGGCGCGGGTGCGATCGGGGCGGCCGTCGTCGCCGCGGTCGAAGGCGCCGGGGGCCGTGTCGTTCTCGTCGCCGCCGACATCGACCCCAACGCCGTGCGCGCCGCGCGCCGCAACCTCGAGCCGCTCGGCGCCCTGGTCGTCGAGGGCGACCTGTTCGACCCCCTGCCGGCCGACGTCCGGGGACGCGTCGACGTGCTCGCCGTGAACGCGCCGTACGTCCCGACCGCGGAGATCGCGATGATGCCGCCCGAGGCGCGCGACCACGAGGCGCACGTCGCGCTCGACGGCGGCGACGACGGCCTCGACGTGCACCGACGCGTCGCGGCATCCGCCGCCGAGTGGCTCGCGCCCGGCGGTCACCTGCTCGTCGAGACGAGCCGCGGCCAGGCGGCCCGCACGACCGCCGCGGTCGAGGCCGGTGGGCTCGAGACGCGCGTGCTGCGCGACGACGAGCTCGACGCCACGGTGGTCGTCGGACGCTGCTGA
- a CDS encoding phosphoribosyltransferase: MEHFTDRRDAGRRLARAFAGRALDRPVVLGLPRGGVPVADELARALGAPLDVLVVRKLGLPRQPEVAMGAIGERGARVLNDDVLRYGRVRDAELAAVERKERAELEARVARFRGGAAPVDLTGRTAVIVDDGVATGATARVAAVVAKELGAASVVLAMPVGAPDSMAELAAMPEVDEVVCLSTPPGFMAVGMHYLDFRQTSDTEVQQILEASRESGAGGA, translated from the coding sequence ATGGAGCACTTCACCGATCGACGCGACGCGGGCCGACGGCTGGCGCGGGCGTTCGCGGGCCGGGCGCTCGATCGTCCGGTCGTGCTCGGACTCCCCCGCGGCGGCGTCCCCGTGGCGGACGAGCTCGCCAGGGCGCTCGGCGCGCCGCTCGACGTGCTCGTCGTGCGCAAGCTCGGGCTTCCGCGCCAGCCCGAGGTCGCCATGGGCGCCATCGGCGAGCGAGGTGCCCGAGTGCTCAACGACGACGTCCTGCGTTACGGCAGGGTGCGCGACGCCGAGCTCGCCGCCGTCGAGCGGAAGGAGCGTGCGGAGCTCGAGGCGCGGGTCGCGCGGTTCCGCGGTGGCGCCGCACCGGTCGACCTCACGGGCCGCACCGCCGTGATCGTCGACGACGGGGTGGCGACCGGTGCGACCGCGCGGGTCGCGGCGGTCGTCGCGAAGGAGCTCGGCGCGGCATCCGTCGTGCTGGCGATGCCCGTCGGCGCCCCCGACAGCATGGCCGAGCTCGCGGCGATGCCCGAGGTCGACGAGGTCGTGTGCCTTTCGACGCCGCCGGGGTTCATGGCGGTGGGCATGCACTACCTCGACTTCCGGCAGACCTCCGACACGGAGGTGCAGCAGATCCTCGAGGCCTCGCGCGAGTCGGGAGCGGGCGGCGCCTGA